In Candidatus Desulfatibia profunda, the following proteins share a genomic window:
- a CDS encoding superoxide dismutase, translating into MAIVLPELPYAKDALSPHLSEKTLEFHHGKHHNAYVVNANKLIEGTELAKDSIEDIIKKAAKDASRVGIFNNVAQVWNHTFYWQCLKPNGGGPPSGPIAENINTDFGSYEKFVEEFKNAGATQFGSGWAWLILKDNTLQIAKTSNADTPIAHGTKPLLTVDVWEHAYYLDYQNRRPDYLNVFVENLINWDFVNACLG; encoded by the coding sequence ATGGCTATTGTTCTGCCTGAACTACCTTATGCAAAGGATGCTCTATCGCCGCATCTTAGTGAAAAAACTTTAGAGTTTCATCACGGAAAACATCATAATGCCTACGTTGTAAATGCAAACAAACTGATTGAAGGAACAGAACTGGCTAAAGACAGTATTGAGGACATTATTAAGAAAGCTGCAAAAGATGCTTCCAGAGTTGGAATTTTCAACAACGTAGCCCAGGTCTGGAATCATACGTTTTACTGGCAGTGCCTGAAACCGAATGGAGGCGGGCCGCCGTCCGGTCCCATTGCAGAAAATATTAACACAGATTTCGGGAGCTATGAAAAGTTTGTCGAGGAATTTAAAAATGCCGGTGCAACCCAATTCGGCAGTGGTTGGGCCTGGTTGATTTTGAAAGATAATACATTGCAGATTGCCAAAACCTCAAATGCAGATACACCCATTGCGCACGGCACAAAGCCTCTTTTGACTGTGGATGTTTGGGAACATGCATACTATCTGGACTATCAAAATAGAAGACCCGACTATCTGAATGTTTTTGTCGAAAACCTGATCAATTGGGATTTTGTTAACGCGTGTCTGGGTTAA
- the groES gene encoding co-chaperone GroES, with the protein MKIKPLNDRVLVLRIDEEQTSAGGIIIPDTAKEKPQEGKIIAVGPGKMGDDGKRIPLEVKKGDRILFSKYAGAEIKIDGVEHIFMKEDDILGVLD; encoded by the coding sequence ATGAAAATCAAACCGTTAAATGACAGAGTGCTGGTGTTGAGAATCGACGAGGAACAAACCAGTGCCGGCGGTATCATTATCCCCGATACGGCCAAGGAAAAACCCCAGGAAGGAAAAATCATCGCCGTCGGTCCCGGAAAAATGGGAGATGACGGTAAACGAATACCCCTGGAGGTCAAAAAGGGAGACCGGATTCTCTTTTCGAAATATGCCGGCGCGGAAATAAAAATTGACGGTGTTGAACACATTTTTATGAAGGAAGACGATATCTTAGGTGTTTTGGATTAA
- a CDS encoding DEAD/DEAH box helicase family protein translates to MIKIAQEELAELDAKRERLLKQIETLTSLRREEARIDKTESSFIPSIYKPAIANSSSEEDKIALFRSLFRGREDIFPKRFESLRSAKSGYQPACRNEWIRGICKKPKVKCNECENRDFLPVTDEVIKSHLLGVDLQNKSKRNFTIGIYPLLLDETCWFLAIDFDKESWIKDVSAFLDTCEYYKVPASLERSRSGNGGHIWIFFSEPIQAQLARKLGSFLITETMEHRPEIGFESYDRFFPSQDTMPQGGFGSLIALPLQKAPKEKGNSLFVNKKFVPYPDQWAYLSSIKRMSCAEVEKIVEKATEQGRILGVKMVASVEENILPWLEPPSRLQKETPIKGPLPEKIKLVWGNQIYIEKESLTPSLKNRLIRLAAFQNPEFYKAQAMRFPTFNKPRIIHCCEDFKNHIGLPRGCLDDIKFLLESYEIKVELVDERCIGKPINVEFHGTLRPEQEKAFECLLKHDIGVLSASTAFGKTIVAINLLAQRAVNTLILVHRKILLDQWVARLRTFLEIDPKEIGQIGGGKRKPKGKVDVALIQSLSKRGVVDDIVGEYGHLIVDECHHISARSFEIVARQCKAKYITGLSATVVRKDGHHPIIFMNCGPIRYKVDDKKQAELRPFKHKVIIRDTNFRLPDSLYFKENLTINDYYAALIVDEQRNNMIIEDVIRTIYEKRSPVLLTERRDHIDILVKMLTPLVKNIFVLKGGMGKKQRQSLLDKMRNLPYDEERIIIATGRYLGEGFDDARLDTLFLTLPISWRGTIAQYAGRLHRVHDMKKEVIVYDYADLNVSILTTMHLRRLNGYKTIGYEIDETLL, encoded by the coding sequence TTGATAAAAATTGCACAGGAGGAACTCGCTGAACTAGACGCTAAACGGGAAAGACTCCTGAAACAGATTGAGACATTAACATCTTTAAGAAGGGAGGAAGCAAGAATTGATAAAACCGAGTCTTCCTTCATCCCCTCAATCTATAAACCTGCTATAGCAAACTCATCTTCCGAGGAGGATAAGATAGCTTTATTCCGCTCGCTTTTCAGGGGAAGAGAAGATATATTCCCGAAAAGATTTGAGAGTTTAAGATCAGCTAAAAGCGGATATCAGCCAGCTTGCCGAAATGAATGGATAAGAGGTATTTGTAAAAAACCAAAAGTTAAATGTAACGAATGTGAAAATCGTGATTTTTTGCCAGTTACCGACGAAGTAATTAAAAGCCATCTATTGGGTGTTGATCTTCAAAATAAATCGAAGCGCAATTTTACAATTGGAATTTATCCATTATTACTCGATGAGACCTGTTGGTTTCTTGCTATAGATTTCGACAAAGAATCATGGATAAAAGATGTTTCTGCCTTTTTAGATACATGTGAATATTACAAGGTGCCGGCAAGTCTTGAGCGTTCTCGGTCGGGCAATGGCGGGCATATTTGGATATTTTTTTCTGAACCAATTCAGGCTCAGTTAGCTCGAAAATTAGGTTCTTTTCTCATCACTGAAACAATGGAACATCGTCCAGAGATCGGATTTGAATCTTATGATCGGTTTTTTCCTAGCCAAGATACAATGCCACAAGGAGGTTTTGGAAGTCTAATCGCCCTTCCTCTTCAAAAAGCCCCAAAAGAAAAGGGAAACAGTCTTTTTGTTAATAAAAAGTTTGTACCATATCCCGACCAATGGGCATATTTATCATCTATTAAGCGTATGAGTTGCGCAGAGGTAGAAAAAATAGTCGAAAAAGCTACAGAACAAGGACGTATTCTTGGCGTAAAGATGGTAGCGTCAGTTGAAGAAAACATTTTACCTTGGTTAGAACCTCCATCAAGACTCCAAAAAGAAACTCCGATTAAAGGCCCTTTGCCTGAAAAAATAAAATTGGTTTGGGGTAATCAGATATACATTGAAAAAGAATCCCTCACGCCTTCCCTAAAAAACAGATTGATTCGTCTTGCAGCATTTCAGAATCCTGAGTTTTATAAAGCCCAAGCTATGCGGTTTCCGACTTTTAATAAACCCCGGATTATTCATTGCTGTGAGGATTTCAAAAACCATATTGGACTACCAAGAGGTTGTTTGGATGATATTAAATTTCTTTTGGAATCATATGAGATCAAGGTTGAGCTCGTTGATGAGCGTTGCATTGGCAAACCCATAAATGTTGAATTCCACGGTACTCTGCGGCCAGAGCAGGAAAAGGCATTTGAGTGTTTGCTTAAACATGATATCGGTGTGCTGTCTGCCTCAACAGCTTTTGGGAAAACAATTGTTGCCATAAACCTGTTAGCACAAAGAGCGGTAAATACGCTTATCCTGGTCCACCGGAAAATCTTGCTCGATCAATGGGTTGCTCGATTGAGGACCTTTCTCGAAATTGATCCTAAAGAAATCGGCCAAATTGGTGGCGGCAAACGAAAGCCGAAAGGAAAAGTTGATGTCGCTTTGATTCAAAGCCTAAGCAAAAGGGGTGTCGTTGATGATATTGTTGGTGAATATGGGCATTTAATTGTAGACGAGTGCCATCATATCTCAGCAAGAAGTTTTGAAATAGTAGCCAGACAATGCAAGGCAAAATATATAACCGGACTTTCGGCAACAGTAGTACGAAAAGACGGCCATCATCCAATTATTTTTATGAATTGCGGCCCCATAAGATACAAGGTTGATGATAAAAAGCAGGCAGAACTTAGACCTTTTAAGCATAAGGTAATAATACGTGACACGAATTTCAGGTTGCCTGATTCACTGTATTTTAAAGAAAACCTTACGATTAATGATTACTATGCGGCATTAATTGTTGATGAACAACGTAATAACATGATCATTGAAGATGTAATCCGGACGATTTATGAAAAGCGGTCCCCTGTTCTTTTAACAGAAAGGCGAGATCACATCGATATATTGGTTAAAATGTTGACCCCTTTGGTTAAAAATATTTTTGTGTTAAAAGGTGGTATGGGGAAAAAACAAAGACAGAGCCTATTGGATAAAATGAGAAATCTTCCTTATGATGAAGAAAGAATTATTATTGCCACTGGTCGCTATTTGGGTGAGGGTTTTGATGATGCACGGCTCGACACCTTATTTTTAACGCTTCCAATCTCCTGGCGTGGTACAATAGCTCAATACGCCGGACGTTTGCATCGCGTTCATGATATGAAAAAGGAAGTAATTGTTTATGATTATGCCGATCTGAATGTTTCAATACTAACCACTATGCATTTGAGACGATTAAACGGATACAAGACCATTGGTTATGAAATTGATGAAACGTTGCTTTGA
- the groL gene encoding chaperonin GroEL (60 kDa chaperone family; promotes refolding of misfolded polypeptides especially under stressful conditions; forms two stacked rings of heptamers to form a barrel-shaped 14mer; ends can be capped by GroES; misfolded proteins enter the barrel where they are refolded when GroES binds), translating to MPAKMISYGSQAREHLLKGVNTLADAVKVTLGPRGRNVILEKSFGSPIVTKDGVTVAKEIELKEKFENMGVQMVKQVASKTSDVAGDGTTTATLLAQAIYNEGQKLVAAGANPMALKRGIDKGVKAIVEKLQKISKPTRDKTEIAQVGTISANNDEMVGKLISEAMEKVGKEGVITVEEAKGMETSLEIVEGMQFDRGYLSPYFITNAQKMEVVLEEPFILLHEKKITNMKDLLPLLEEVSKLGKPLLIVAEDVEREALATLIVNKLRGTLKVAAVKAPGFGDRRKAILEDIAILCGSQVISEDMGIKLEKVTTKDLGHCKTVKIDKDNTTIVDGAGNRREIEGRMRQIRTQIEETTSDYDREKLQERLAKLVGGVAVISIGAATETEMKEKKARVEDAMNATCAAVEEGIVPGGGVALVRCAAALDTVKATGDEKDGLNILRRAVEKPLRQIADNAGYEGSVVLNQVLEGKDDYGFNADTLKFENLLAAGVIDPTKVVRFALQNAASVAGLMLTTEALITEKPEKKKTPAMPPGGMDEDMY from the coding sequence ATGCCTGCAAAAATGATTTCATACGGTTCCCAGGCCAGAGAGCATTTGCTGAAAGGGGTCAACACCCTGGCGGATGCCGTCAAGGTTACGTTAGGCCCCAGGGGCAGGAATGTTATCCTGGAAAAATCATTTGGGTCACCGATAGTTACCAAAGACGGCGTAACGGTTGCCAAAGAAATCGAGTTGAAAGAAAAATTTGAAAACATGGGGGTCCAGATGGTCAAGCAAGTGGCCAGCAAAACCAGCGATGTGGCCGGAGACGGGACCACCACTGCAACCCTGCTGGCTCAGGCCATTTACAACGAAGGCCAGAAACTCGTGGCGGCCGGAGCGAACCCCATGGCGCTCAAGCGCGGAATCGACAAAGGCGTAAAAGCGATTGTTGAAAAGCTGCAAAAAATATCCAAACCGACCAGAGACAAAACCGAAATTGCGCAAGTCGGCACCATTTCCGCCAACAATGATGAAATGGTAGGCAAACTCATATCCGAAGCCATGGAAAAGGTCGGCAAAGAAGGGGTCATCACCGTCGAAGAAGCCAAAGGGATGGAAACCTCTTTGGAAATTGTGGAAGGTATGCAATTTGATCGCGGATATCTTTCACCCTATTTTATCACCAACGCTCAAAAAATGGAAGTTGTGCTGGAAGAACCCTTTATCCTGCTTCACGAAAAAAAGATCACCAACATGAAGGATCTCTTGCCCCTTTTGGAAGAGGTCTCCAAGCTGGGCAAGCCTCTTTTGATCGTGGCCGAAGATGTGGAAAGGGAAGCTTTGGCCACGCTGATCGTCAATAAGCTGCGGGGCACGCTAAAAGTTGCCGCCGTTAAGGCCCCCGGCTTCGGTGACCGCCGCAAGGCCATTCTGGAAGACATTGCCATACTGTGCGGCAGCCAGGTCATTTCCGAGGACATGGGCATCAAACTGGAAAAGGTTACCACCAAGGATCTTGGTCACTGCAAAACCGTCAAAATCGACAAGGATAACACCACGATCGTGGACGGAGCCGGCAACCGCAGAGAAATTGAAGGCCGCATGCGCCAAATCCGAACCCAGATAGAGGAAACCACCTCTGATTACGACAGGGAAAAACTGCAGGAACGCCTGGCAAAACTTGTCGGCGGTGTGGCGGTCATCAGCATCGGGGCGGCTACCGAAACAGAAATGAAAGAAAAGAAGGCCCGCGTCGAAGACGCCATGAACGCCACGTGCGCGGCTGTTGAAGAAGGGATTGTTCCCGGCGGCGGCGTCGCCCTGGTACGATGTGCAGCGGCCCTCGATACGGTCAAAGCTACGGGCGACGAAAAAGACGGGCTCAATATTTTAAGACGCGCCGTTGAAAAACCGCTACGCCAGATTGCCGATAATGCCGGGTATGAGGGCTCCGTGGTATTAAATCAGGTCCTCGAAGGCAAGGATGATTATGGATTCAACGCTGATACCTTAAAATTTGAAAATCTCTTGGCGGCCGGGGTCATCGATCCCACCAAAGTGGTTCGGTTTGCCCTCCAGAATGCCGCCTCCGTAGCCGGCCTGATGTTGACCACCGAAGCCCTTATTACCGAAAAACCTGAAAAGAAGAAAACACCCGCCATGCCCCCCGGCGGAATGGATGAGGATATGTATTAA
- a CDS encoding helix-turn-helix domain-containing protein: MNKKKKELLESKGYKVGSVDEFLGLSKEESQYIELKLALSQALTERRKKSKLTQAQLAKMLKSSQSRVAKMERGDPTVSVDLLVKSLLAMGANKESIAKAIA; the protein is encoded by the coding sequence ATGAATAAAAAGAAAAAGGAACTATTAGAATCTAAAGGTTATAAAGTCGGATCTGTAGATGAGTTTTTAGGTCTGAGCAAGGAAGAATCCCAATACATCGAACTTAAGCTGGCACTCAGCCAAGCTCTGACAGAACGCCGAAAAAAAAGCAAATTGACACAAGCCCAATTGGCAAAGATGCTGAAATCCAGCCAGTCAAGAGTTGCCAAAATGGAAAGGGGAGATCCAACCGTGTCTGTGGACCTTCTTGTCAAATCGCTGCTGGCTATGGGGGCTAATAAAGAAAGTATTGCAAAAGCTATTGCTTGA
- a CDS encoding PIN domain-containing protein yields the protein MDKILLDTDIFSEILKQKHEKVVTRAEQYHSYFGYYTITTITILEIIKGFHKVGRENHIARFLSAISGTEILTLNIKSAELAGRIYADLERTGQPIGRADPIIAAIALENNLVLSTGNISHYQRIQSAGYDLILDNWKI from the coding sequence ATGGATAAGATATTATTGGATACGGATATTTTTTCTGAGATTTTGAAGCAGAAACATGAGAAAGTCGTAACCAGAGCAGAGCAGTATCATTCGTATTTCGGATATTACACTATTACAACCATTACCATTCTGGAAATCATTAAAGGATTTCATAAGGTGGGCCGTGAAAATCATATCGCGCGATTTTTATCAGCCATTTCCGGCACGGAAATTTTAACACTGAATATTAAAAGTGCGGAATTGGCAGGAAGAATTTATGCTGATCTGGAACGAACAGGACAACCGATTGGACGTGCTGATCCAATAATTGCAGCCATAGCATTGGAAAATAATCTGGTATTGTCAACAGGCAACATCAGCCACTATCAACGTATTCAGAGCGCAGGATACGATTTAATATTAGATAATTGGAAAATATAA